The Quercus robur chromosome 7, dhQueRobu3.1, whole genome shotgun sequence genome has a segment encoding these proteins:
- the LOC126691446 gene encoding uncharacterized protein LOC126691446 encodes MDPLKCLMEKLVQDGKTAKWVLLLSKFDIKYVTQKFVKGRAIVNHLSHCSPEEAEEIKGDFSDEDIIGLEVESWKMYFDGATNQNGSGIGALLISPKGTHIPFSSKFNFLATNNATEYEACIMGLQAALGLGVKELEVYGDSALIISQI; translated from the coding sequence ATGGATCCTTTGAAGTGCTTAATGGAAAAACTTGTGCAAGATGGAAAGACTGCTAAATGGGTCTTgcttttgtcaaaatttgataTTAAGTATGTGACTCAGAAATTTGTAAAGGGGAGAGCAATTGTCAATCACTTATCCCATTGTTCACCAGAAGAAGCTGAAGAGATTAAAGGGGACTTTTCGGATGAAGATATCATAGGACTTGAGGTAGAATCATGGAAGATGTATTTTGATGGAGCAACAAATCAAAACGGAAGTGGAATTGGAGCTCTCTTAATTTCACCAAAAGGGACACACATTCCATTTTCTAGCAAATTTAACTTTCTTGCCACCAACAATGCCACAGAATATGAAGCTTGCATTATGGGTCTACAAGCAGCCTTAGGCCTAGGGGTGAAGGAGTTGGAGGTATACGGAGATTCAGCTTTAATAATCTCTCAGATTTAG